The window CGATCTGATCGGCACGGATGATGCACACGTGCAGATCCGGCACCAGGGTGAGCACGCGGCGGCCCTGGCCGGGGCCGTGGTCGAGGATGATCGTGCCCGTCGTGGCGACCGCCACCGCGCAGCCCGTGACCACGGCGTCCGCGCCGTCCAGTTCCGCGTGCGTCAGGAATGGCTCGTCCCGCCGCACGTCCAGCCCGTCCGGCAGCCAGACCGCGTCCAGCCCGCCCGGCACCACCACCCGGCGGGCGCCCCCCAGGGCTGTCCGGACGGCCTCCAGCAGCCCTGGCGGCGCGACCCGGACGAACCCGGCCCGGTAATCCTCGATCCGATCCTGAAAGGTGTGAAGCACCTCCTCGCGGGTCTGCGCAGCGGCGCGCGGATACGGCGGCCGCTCCGGCGTCTGCGCTCCCTCCTTCGCCCGGTTAATGCGGGTCAGCACCTCCAGCCTCGCCTCGGCGGTGCTCACGGCTGTCCCCCCT of the Deinococcus sp. KSM4-11 genome contains:
- a CDS encoding lactate utilization protein C, with the translated sequence MSTAEARLEVLTRINRAKEGAQTPERPPYPRAAAQTREEVLHTFQDRIEDYRAGFVRVAPPGLLEAVRTALGGARRVVVPGGLDAVWLPDGLDVRRDEPFLTHAELDGADAVVTGCAVAVATTGTIILDHGPGQGRRVLTLVPDLHVCIIRADQIVPDVLDGVQAVAAAVRAGRPLTWISGGSATSDIELVRVEGVHGPRRLQVIVVDGPAWRGRG